Proteins co-encoded in one Natronorubrum daqingense genomic window:
- a CDS encoding DNA-directed RNA polymerase subunit D translates to MTESYDVEFVEREDRDARFLVRGVTPAFANGIRRAMLADVPTMAIDTVRFVENSSVMFDEQLALRLGLVPLTTPPEGEFGEDEAVTLSIDVEGPETAYSGDLVSSDDLVQPADENVPIIDLKDGQRLEAEADAVLERGKDHAKHQGGVAVGYRHLQRVDVGDDIPEFEEQEPQIVRGVIEDDGELIPTSEFDHDLSERYPGKEVTVEDVPNAFVFRVETDGSFSVEEIVTRAADSIEARATELEDAVQL, encoded by the coding sequence ATGACTGAATCGTACGACGTCGAGTTCGTCGAACGCGAGGATCGTGACGCACGCTTCCTCGTCCGCGGTGTAACACCCGCATTCGCTAACGGGATCCGTCGCGCGATGCTCGCCGACGTCCCGACGATGGCGATCGACACCGTTCGGTTCGTCGAGAACTCGTCGGTCATGTTCGACGAGCAACTCGCGCTCCGACTCGGACTCGTTCCGCTGACGACCCCACCCGAGGGAGAGTTCGGCGAGGACGAGGCCGTCACGCTCTCGATCGACGTCGAAGGGCCGGAAACCGCGTATTCGGGCGACCTCGTGTCGAGCGACGACCTCGTCCAGCCTGCGGACGAGAACGTCCCGATCATCGACCTCAAGGACGGCCAACGTCTCGAGGCCGAGGCCGACGCCGTACTCGAGCGTGGCAAAGATCACGCGAAACACCAGGGTGGCGTCGCCGTCGGCTACCGACACCTCCAGCGTGTCGACGTTGGCGACGATATCCCCGAGTTCGAAGAGCAAGAACCACAGATCGTTCGCGGCGTCATCGAAGACGATGGCGAACTTATTCCGACGAGCGAATTTGATCACGACCTCTCCGAGCGCTATCCAGGAAAGGAAGTGACGGTCGAAGACGTGCCAAACGCCTTCGTCTTCCGCGTCGAGACTGACGGCTCGTTCTCCGTCGAGGAGATCGTTACGCGAGCCGCCGACTCGATCGAGGCGCGTGCGACCGAACTCGAAGACGCAGTACAGCTGTAG
- a CDS encoding 30S ribosomal protein S13, with product MSEEEPQEQQDDEDLQYFVRIGQTDLDGTKSVERSLSEMNGIGRRTARLIADEASVDRTATFGRLDDDVIDEVVEIVENYAAEVPDWLNNRQSDFYTGETTHEIGNDLQLTRQHDINRMKMIDSYKGSRHKRGQKVRGQRTKSTGRTEGTIGVNVEEIREEQAEEAAAEEEDDE from the coding sequence ATGAGCGAGGAAGAACCTCAAGAACAACAGGACGACGAAGATCTCCAGTACTTCGTCCGCATCGGGCAGACTGACCTCGATGGGACGAAGTCCGTCGAGCGCTCGCTCTCGGAGATGAACGGGATCGGTCGACGAACCGCCCGACTCATCGCCGACGAAGCGAGCGTCGACCGAACAGCGACGTTCGGTCGACTCGACGACGACGTCATCGACGAGGTCGTCGAGATCGTAGAGAACTACGCTGCTGAAGTACCGGACTGGCTCAACAACCGCCAGTCGGACTTTTACACCGGCGAGACGACTCACGAGATCGGAAACGATCTCCAGTTGACCCGGCAGCACGATATCAACCGGATGAAGATGATCGACTCCTACAAGGGCTCGCGCCACAAGCGCGGCCAGAAGGTCCGCGGCCAGCGTACCAAGTCCACCGGTCGTACGGAGGGCACCATCGGAGTCAACGTCGAAGAAATCCGCGAAGAACAGGCAGAGGAAGCTGCCGCCGAAGAGGAGGATGACGAATAA
- a CDS encoding 30S ribosomal protein S4, with product MPLGTDTKQYETPNHPYQGERIASEHSLLDRYGLSNKEELWRAQSELRSYRREARELLGQAQDDETVIRRSEEFLGRLKRVGILDEADELGDVLSLEIEDVLERRLQTVAYRKGLANTPQQARQFIVHGHVVVGDQRQRIPSYVVDVDEEDLVAFDETSPLADDLHPERAEGQ from the coding sequence ATGCCCCTCGGAACCGATACCAAACAGTACGAGACACCGAATCACCCATATCAGGGTGAACGCATTGCCTCCGAGCACTCCCTGCTCGACCGCTACGGCCTCTCGAACAAAGAGGAACTCTGGCGAGCACAGTCCGAACTTCGCTCCTACCGGCGCGAGGCTCGAGAACTGCTCGGCCAGGCCCAGGACGACGAGACCGTCATCCGCCGCTCCGAGGAGTTCCTCGGTCGACTCAAACGCGTCGGCATTCTCGACGAAGCCGACGAACTCGGCGACGTCCTCTCCCTGGAAATCGAGGACGTCTTAGAGCGCCGTCTTCAGACGGTCGCCTACCGCAAGGGACTGGCAAACACGCCACAGCAGGCCCGACAGTTCATCGTCCACGGCCACGTCGTGGTCGGTGACCAGCGCCAGCGCATCCCATCGTACGTCGTCGATGTCGACGAGGAGGACCTCGTCGCGTTCGACGAAACGAGTCCACTCGCGGACGATCTCCACCCAGAACGAGCGGAGGGTCAATAA
- a CDS encoding 30S ribosomal protein S11, translating to MSQDDDKWGIAHVHASFNNTVMTVTDLTGAETIAKSSGGTAVKQNRDEASPYAAMQMAESIAEEVKAAGITGLHVNVRGPGGNLQKSPGPGAQATIRALARSGIEIGRIEDVTPIPHDGSRAPKGKGGY from the coding sequence ATGAGCCAAGACGACGACAAGTGGGGAATCGCCCACGTGCACGCATCGTTCAACAACACCGTCATGACCGTGACCGATCTTACGGGCGCGGAGACGATCGCTAAGTCCTCCGGCGGGACGGCGGTCAAACAGAACCGAGACGAAGCGTCGCCGTACGCGGCGATGCAGATGGCGGAATCCATCGCCGAGGAGGTCAAGGCCGCCGGTATCACTGGCCTGCACGTCAACGTGCGCGGTCCCGGTGGAAATCTGCAGAAATCCCCCGGCCCCGGTGCACAGGCGACGATCCGCGCACTCGCCCGCTCGGGCATCGAGATCGGACGCATCGAAGACGTCACGCCGATCCCACACGACGGATCGCGCGCACCAAAAGGAAAGGGCGGCTACTAG
- a CDS encoding DNA-directed RNA polymerase subunit N, with protein MMVPVRCFTCGTVVGEHWEEFDERANEGDEDPQKVLDELGVERYCCRRMLVSHTDLVDVVSPYQ; from the coding sequence ATGATGGTACCGGTCCGGTGTTTCACCTGTGGCACTGTCGTCGGCGAACACTGGGAGGAGTTCGACGAACGAGCGAACGAGGGCGACGAAGACCCACAGAAGGTCTTGGACGAACTCGGCGTCGAGCGCTACTGCTGTCGGCGCATGCTCGTGAGTCACACCGACCTCGTCGACGTGGTCTCCCCATACCAGTAA
- a CDS encoding DUF4129 domain-containing protein, producing the protein MTDSLSIRRIAIACCAIVATALVAATIRTPLESGSDGSGSGSDPGDGEGTGQPMTPGSAGDGGVPPFLEYLIYAVLIVLAIAVVWYFLAHRREAVKIVAITLLAVFLLVVIVYTLLQFVSVSGSEVEPMEEVLAGGDDESDGTSGSADTDTTISPGPLLVTLALLTAIFLGGVFLTRGRSESERSGLDANSPTDAESPADVSAAVGTAAGVAADRLESADEFDNEVYRAWREMTEFLEVDRPASSTPREFARAATDAGLDRDDVDELTRLFEDVRYGGEATTQTRERRAIEVLRRIEAEYADEREGADTRGGRGELS; encoded by the coding sequence GTGACAGACTCTCTCTCGATCCGTCGGATTGCAATCGCGTGCTGTGCCATCGTCGCAACCGCGCTCGTCGCTGCGACGATTCGCACACCGCTCGAGTCCGGGAGCGACGGGTCGGGGTCCGGAAGTGACCCCGGAGACGGCGAGGGTACCGGTCAGCCGATGACTCCCGGATCGGCTGGTGACGGTGGGGTTCCACCGTTTCTCGAGTACCTGATCTATGCCGTTCTCATCGTGTTGGCAATCGCAGTCGTCTGGTACTTTCTCGCACACAGACGGGAAGCCGTCAAAATCGTCGCGATCACGCTACTCGCCGTGTTTCTTCTCGTAGTAATCGTGTATACGCTCCTTCAGTTCGTCTCCGTTTCCGGGAGTGAGGTCGAACCGATGGAAGAGGTACTGGCGGGTGGTGATGACGAATCCGACGGGACGTCGGGTTCGGCGGACACCGATACCACCATCTCTCCCGGACCGTTGCTCGTCACGCTCGCGTTGCTCACGGCTATCTTCCTCGGCGGCGTGTTCCTCACGCGCGGACGCTCTGAGTCGGAACGTTCCGGACTCGACGCAAATTCCCCGACCGACGCCGAGTCTCCGGCGGACGTGAGCGCTGCCGTCGGAACCGCCGCAGGCGTGGCGGCCGACCGACTCGAGTCGGCCGACGAGTTCGACAACGAGGTCTACCGCGCGTGGAGAGAGATGACCGAATTCCTCGAGGTCGACCGGCCGGCCTCGAGCACGCCGCGCGAATTCGCTCGTGCAGCCACCGATGCCGGATTGGATCGAGACGATGTCGACGAACTAACTCGATTGTTCGAGGACGTCAGATACGGCGGCGAAGCGACGACGCAGACTCGAGAACGCCGAGCGATCGAGGTACTCCGGCGGATCGAAGCCGAGTACGCCGACGAACGCGAGGGAGCTGACACCCGTGGTGGACGAGGTGAGCTGTCGTGA
- a CDS encoding glycosyltransferase family 4 protein — translation MTALEHAGIEVTTVPVPGEHRAREDAVSRRTPFDYVQYLPQVLRESRGEYDLVHANYGLTVPFAVAAASLPRTELPVVSTLWGGEYRDNPFASIIERFTARSDRIVVPSNTMADRVDQPSHVVPFPVDTTQFRPIPRAEARERVEWPTDERIVLFPYAPSREEKNYPLARRVVDELEHEVSLRTVANEPYDEMPSYLNAADAVLITSRFESGPMSLKEAAACNTPVVSRDVGFAREVLEDVSNSAIANDVDSLREELAAVLERDEPSDGRRRVTEYTTAEMGTRLRGVYERCLADA, via the coding sequence ATGACCGCTCTCGAGCACGCCGGTATCGAGGTGACGACCGTTCCAGTTCCCGGAGAGCACCGTGCTCGTGAGGACGCTGTCAGTCGTCGAACGCCCTTCGACTACGTGCAGTATCTGCCACAGGTACTCCGCGAGTCGAGGGGCGAGTACGACCTCGTTCACGCGAATTACGGCCTCACCGTCCCCTTCGCCGTCGCCGCAGCGTCGCTCCCACGAACCGAATTACCGGTCGTTTCGACCCTCTGGGGCGGCGAGTATCGAGACAACCCCTTCGCGTCGATCATCGAACGGTTCACCGCTCGAAGCGATCGGATCGTCGTTCCCTCGAACACGATGGCAGATCGCGTCGACCAACCGAGCCACGTCGTCCCATTTCCCGTCGATACGACTCAGTTTCGACCGATTCCTCGAGCCGAGGCGCGTGAACGCGTTGAGTGGCCCACCGACGAACGGATCGTCCTCTTTCCCTACGCACCGTCGCGCGAAGAAAAGAATTACCCACTGGCACGACGTGTCGTCGACGAACTCGAGCACGAAGTGAGCCTCCGAACGGTCGCCAACGAGCCCTACGACGAGATGCCGTCCTATCTCAATGCCGCTGACGCCGTGTTGATCACCTCACGATTCGAAAGCGGCCCGATGTCGCTCAAGGAGGCTGCCGCTTGCAACACGCCAGTCGTCTCGCGCGACGTCGGCTTTGCCCGGGAGGTACTCGAGGACGTGTCAAACTCTGCAATCGCAAACGACGTGGACTCACTCCGCGAGGAACTGGCAGCAGTCCTCGAGCGTGATGAGCCCTCAGATGGGAGAAGGCGAGTGACCGAGTATACGACCGCCGAGATGGGGACGCGTCTCCGTGGCGTCTACGAACGCTGTCTCGCTGACGCGTGA
- the eno gene encoding phosphopyruvate hydratase, translated as MTLITDVRLRRILDSRGNPTVEADVVTESGGFGRAGAPSGASTGEYEAVERPPAEAIAAAREHAVPRLVGEAYAGNQREVDTILHAADGTDDFSKIGANSAVAISMAAAKAGADVLGAPLFQHLGGAFRGENFPIPLGNVVGGGEHAADATDIQEFLVAPVGAPSIEDAVFANAAVHGVVAELLEERDVPSGKGDEGAWAPSIDDEAAFEIVDEAVSQVEDDVGFEIRFGLDVAAAEMYDADSETYEYESAGINRDTDEQIEYIADLVREYDLVYVEDPLDENDYEAFADLTDRVGDRTLICGDDLFVTNTDRLTEGIDQGAGNSILIKPNQIGTLSDAFDAIELATEHGYDSVVSHRSGETEDATIAHLAVATDAPFIKTGAVGGERTAKLNELIRIADDAT; from the coding sequence ATGACGCTCATCACCGACGTTCGGCTCCGACGGATCCTCGACTCGCGGGGGAACCCGACTGTCGAGGCTGACGTCGTCACCGAAAGCGGCGGATTCGGCCGTGCTGGCGCACCAAGTGGTGCCAGTACGGGCGAGTACGAGGCCGTCGAACGGCCGCCTGCGGAGGCGATTGCCGCGGCCCGTGAACACGCTGTGCCGCGACTCGTCGGTGAGGCGTACGCCGGGAACCAACGAGAAGTCGACACCATTCTACACGCTGCAGACGGAACGGACGACTTCTCGAAGATCGGTGCGAACAGTGCGGTCGCCATCTCGATGGCCGCCGCAAAAGCAGGTGCCGACGTGCTCGGCGCACCCTTATTCCAGCACCTCGGTGGTGCGTTTCGCGGCGAGAACTTCCCGATCCCGCTCGGAAACGTCGTCGGTGGTGGCGAACACGCCGCCGATGCGACCGACATTCAGGAGTTTTTGGTCGCACCAGTTGGCGCGCCCAGTATCGAAGACGCCGTCTTCGCGAACGCCGCCGTCCACGGGGTCGTCGCCGAATTGCTCGAGGAACGTGACGTTCCATCGGGCAAGGGCGACGAAGGTGCGTGGGCACCGTCGATCGACGACGAAGCGGCGTTCGAAATCGTCGACGAGGCGGTTTCGCAGGTCGAAGACGACGTCGGCTTCGAGATTCGATTCGGTCTCGACGTCGCGGCCGCCGAGATGTACGACGCCGACTCGGAAACCTACGAGTACGAGTCCGCGGGCATCAACCGCGACACCGACGAGCAGATCGAGTACATCGCCGACCTCGTCCGTGAATACGACCTCGTCTACGTCGAGGATCCACTCGACGAGAATGACTACGAGGCGTTCGCCGATCTCACCGACAGAGTCGGCGACCGGACGCTGATCTGTGGCGACGACCTCTTCGTCACCAACACCGATCGACTCACCGAGGGCATCGACCAAGGGGCTGGAAACAGCATCCTGATCAAGCCCAACCAGATCGGAACGCTTTCCGACGCCTTCGACGCGATCGAACTCGCGACGGAGCACGGATACGATTCGGTCGTCTCCCACCGTTCGGGCGAGACCGAGGACGCGACGATCGCACACCTCGCCGTCGCGACCGACGCACCCTTCATCAAGACGGGTGCCGTCGGCGGCGAGCGAACCGCTAAACTCAACGAGCTCATCAGAATCGCAGACGACGCGACATGA
- a CDS encoding 30S ribosomal protein S9 has product MVTNTSGKKKTAVARATVDEGEGRVRINSKPVELVEPEMSRLKMLEPFRIAGDELRNEVDIDVHVEGGGISGQADAVRTAIARGIVQHTNDAELRDAYMEFDRSLLVNDVRQSEPKKWGGPGARARYQKSYR; this is encoded by the coding sequence ATGGTAACGAATACGAGTGGGAAGAAAAAGACCGCCGTCGCCCGCGCGACCGTCGACGAGGGCGAAGGTCGTGTCCGAATCAACTCCAAACCAGTCGAACTGGTCGAACCCGAAATGTCGCGGCTCAAGATGCTCGAGCCGTTTCGCATCGCTGGCGACGAACTTCGTAACGAGGTGGATATCGACGTTCACGTCGAAGGTGGCGGAATCAGCGGACAGGCAGACGCTGTCCGAACCGCTATCGCTCGCGGAATCGTCCAGCATACGAACGATGCAGAACTCCGCGATGCGTACATGGAGTTCGATCGCTCGCTGTTGGTCAACGACGTTCGCCAGTCCGAACCAAAGAAGTGGGGCGGCCCGGGCGCTCGGGCGCGCTACCAGAAGTCCTACCGCTAA
- a CDS encoding DUF58 domain-containing protein, producing MRRQSITTALGVATFLLGVGAIVVDSPGFGLTDETIVLVGVATVILGLSILSRGYDSRSHTETPDPERRLTVPTPGHSISTVLTDFRALMSGSTDLGPRITAGLRGAAVTSLTRFRGLSTDEAATRVANGTWSSNQIATDFLKSPQELPSRSIRTRLESVVTRSVESPFRLGVRHTVAAIVALRDADPLEDDRGTLRREESLPTFEWSSSSATNSLSSDEFTTSVHATADSEGLVQHRRHPTNHWMGVGAIALLAVGSGALADAPALVLAGVVGIGYAGFARALEPTRPDLALERTLSDDDPEPGDDVTVSLTITNESDGFVPDLRFVDGVPDGLAVTGGSSRLGTAFRPGESLVHKYTVTARRGRHTFDPALVFVRDLSRSTELECSLFAETTLTSEPSMRPLATQIPLRNETTTATGRIRTAKGGTGTTIHSVREYRSGDSLARIDWKRRAKTGDLATLEFHEERAARVVVLVDARKASYRAPEADTAHAVDRAVDAAGRIGATLFDTDHTVGLAAIGPVARDGVDSNGVDACWLPPGSGRHHEARFRSQLATHPQFDTRPPTAECRWRRQLRSLRRRLPADSQLVLLTPLLDFEAAKLARTLEAHGHQVTVVSPDPTADRTAGEQLSSVARSIRRLDLQRAGIPVVDWPDDESLDAALARYSRGRR from the coding sequence GTGAGGAGACAATCCATCACGACGGCACTCGGCGTCGCGACGTTCCTCCTCGGAGTCGGTGCCATCGTCGTCGACTCACCGGGGTTCGGGCTGACGGACGAGACGATCGTCCTCGTCGGAGTTGCCACCGTCATACTCGGTCTCTCGATACTCTCTCGAGGCTACGATTCGCGAAGTCACACTGAGACACCCGATCCGGAGCGCCGACTCACCGTTCCGACTCCCGGCCACTCCATCTCGACGGTCCTCACCGACTTCCGTGCGCTGATGAGCGGGTCCACGGACCTCGGTCCTCGCATTACGGCTGGCTTACGTGGCGCTGCCGTCACTAGCTTGACTCGCTTTCGAGGACTCTCGACGGACGAGGCTGCCACACGAGTCGCGAATGGGACCTGGTCGTCGAATCAGATCGCGACGGACTTCCTCAAATCGCCCCAGGAGTTGCCGAGTCGGTCGATTCGAACGCGACTCGAGTCCGTCGTCACTCGGAGCGTCGAGAGTCCGTTTCGACTCGGCGTTCGACACACGGTCGCGGCGATCGTCGCACTTCGGGATGCCGATCCACTCGAAGACGATAGGGGAACGCTCCGTAGGGAGGAGTCACTACCCACCTTCGAGTGGTCATCGTCGTCGGCGACCAACTCGCTCTCGAGCGACGAATTCACGACATCGGTTCACGCAACTGCCGACTCTGAGGGTCTCGTCCAGCACCGTCGCCACCCGACTAATCACTGGATGGGTGTCGGTGCGATCGCACTGCTCGCCGTCGGCAGCGGAGCCCTCGCCGATGCACCCGCACTCGTCCTCGCCGGCGTCGTCGGGATCGGCTATGCCGGCTTCGCTCGCGCGCTCGAGCCCACGAGACCCGATCTGGCGCTCGAGCGAACGCTCAGCGACGACGATCCCGAACCCGGCGACGACGTGACGGTTTCGCTCACGATTACGAACGAAAGCGACGGATTCGTTCCGGATCTTCGATTCGTCGACGGCGTCCCCGACGGGCTGGCCGTAACGGGCGGCTCGAGTCGACTCGGTACCGCTTTCAGGCCGGGAGAATCACTCGTTCACAAGTACACCGTGACCGCTCGACGGGGGCGACACACGTTCGACCCGGCGCTCGTGTTCGTTCGTGACCTGTCCCGGTCGACGGAACTCGAGTGTTCACTGTTCGCGGAGACGACGCTCACCAGCGAGCCATCGATGCGTCCGCTCGCCACGCAGATTCCACTTCGAAACGAGACGACGACCGCTACTGGGCGAATACGAACTGCAAAAGGGGGGACTGGAACGACGATCCACTCCGTCAGAGAGTACCGAAGCGGCGATTCGCTCGCCCGAATCGACTGGAAGCGGCGAGCGAAGACGGGCGACCTCGCGACGCTCGAGTTTCACGAAGAACGCGCGGCTCGTGTCGTGGTTCTGGTCGACGCGCGTAAAGCGTCTTACCGAGCACCGGAGGCGGACACGGCCCACGCCGTCGACCGAGCAGTCGATGCCGCTGGCAGAATCGGGGCGACGCTCTTCGATACGGATCACACTGTCGGGCTCGCCGCGATCGGTCCCGTCGCTCGAGACGGCGTCGACTCGAATGGAGTCGATGCGTGTTGGCTCCCACCGGGCTCGGGTCGCCATCACGAGGCGCGCTTTCGCTCGCAACTCGCGACGCACCCCCAATTCGACACCCGCCCGCCGACCGCTGAGTGTCGATGGCGACGCCAACTTCGGTCGCTTCGCCGTCGGCTGCCCGCCGACAGTCAACTCGTTCTGTTGACGCCGCTTCTGGACTTCGAGGCGGCAAAACTCGCGCGCACCCTCGAGGCCCACGGCCACCAGGTGACCGTCGTCAGTCCCGATCCGACGGCCGACCGAACCGCCGGAGAGCAACTCTCGAGTGTCGCCCGATCGATCAGACGACTCGACCTCCAGCGAGCGGGCATTCCGGTCGTTGACTGGCCCGACGACGAATCTCTAGATGCGGCGCTCGCACGATACTCGAGGGGGCGACGATGA
- a CDS encoding 50S ribosomal protein L13, whose amino-acid sequence MSIAEFDADVVVNARDCILGRVASEVAQRALDGERVAIVNAEDAVITGDKEDVFGTYRKRLELGSDRGPYYPKRPDTIFKRSVRGMVPHKKPRGREALDNVRVYVGNPYEDDDDREAEVLEGTSLDRLSNIRFVHLGEVSDQLGANVTW is encoded by the coding sequence ATGAGTATCGCAGAATTCGACGCGGACGTCGTCGTCAACGCACGTGACTGTATCCTCGGTCGCGTCGCCAGCGAAGTCGCACAGCGAGCGCTCGACGGCGAGCGCGTCGCAATCGTCAACGCAGAAGACGCCGTCATCACCGGGGACAAAGAGGACGTGTTCGGAACCTACCGAAAACGCCTCGAACTCGGTTCCGACCGTGGTCCCTACTACCCGAAGCGACCGGATACGATCTTCAAGCGCTCCGTTCGCGGAATGGTGCCACACAAGAAGCCACGCGGTCGCGAGGCGCTCGACAACGTTCGCGTCTACGTCGGCAACCCCTACGAAGACGACGATGACCGCGAGGCCGAAGTTCTCGAGGGCACGTCGTTGGACCGCCTGTCGAACATCCGCTTCGTCCACCTGGGCGAAGTCTCCGATCAACTCGGTGCTAACGTCACATGGTAA
- a CDS encoding 50S ribosomal protein L18e: MSSKTNPRLNDLIAELKSTSREADADVWRDVADRLEKPRRTHAEVNLGRIERYAREEETVVVPGKVLGSGALQKNVTVAAVNFSSSAETKIDQVGEPVPLEQLLEENPEGSDVRVIR; the protein is encoded by the coding sequence ATGAGTAGCAAAACCAATCCGAGGCTCAACGATCTCATCGCCGAGCTGAAGTCGACGTCCCGCGAAGCGGACGCCGACGTCTGGCGAGACGTTGCGGATCGACTCGAAAAGCCCCGTCGCACCCACGCTGAGGTGAACCTGGGCCGCATCGAGCGATACGCACGCGAAGAAGAGACTGTCGTCGTTCCCGGCAAAGTGCTGGGATCCGGCGCACTACAGAAGAATGTCACCGTGGCCGCCGTCAACTTCTCTTCGTCAGCAGAGACGAAGATCGATCAGGTCGGCGAGCCAGTACCGCTCGAGCAACTGCTCGAAGAGAACCCAGAAGGATCCGACGTGCGGGTGATTCGATGA
- a CDS encoding DNA-directed RNA polymerase subunit K, protein MQQEHHNRYEKARILGARALQVSYGAPVLIESEQTQPILIAAEEYDADALPFTVKRGYDRK, encoded by the coding sequence ATGCAACAGGAACATCACAACCGCTACGAGAAGGCACGCATTCTCGGCGCACGAGCGCTGCAGGTGTCCTACGGCGCGCCGGTGTTGATCGAATCGGAGCAGACCCAACCGATCCTCATCGCCGCCGAAGAGTACGACGCTGACGCGTTGCCGTTTACCGTCAAGCGGGGGTACGATCGAAAATGA
- the rpsB gene encoding 30S ribosomal protein S2, which produces MTDNDATQEGLDAAESEIDEEPAEGAGPAADPDDDVEPADEQSTDAEADAADASEEPVTGEDADDAGPTLDDDVMSDEEADLLIPVEDYLGAGVHIGTQQKTDDMERFIHRVRTDGLYVLDVSKTDGRIRTAADFLANYDPEQILVTSSRQYGRFPAEKFAEAVGARARTGRFIPGTLTNPKYDGYIEPDVLVVTDPIGDAQAVKEAITVGIPVIAMCDSNNQVSNVDLVVPTNNKGRKALSVVYWLLANEVLDRRGAEPSYSLEDFESMV; this is translated from the coding sequence ATGACAGATAACGACGCAACCCAGGAAGGGCTCGACGCTGCCGAGTCGGAGATCGACGAGGAGCCAGCAGAAGGTGCTGGTCCCGCCGCCGACCCCGACGACGACGTCGAGCCAGCCGACGAACAGTCCACCGACGCCGAGGCCGACGCGGCCGACGCTTCGGAAGAACCAGTCACTGGCGAGGACGCCGACGACGCCGGTCCAACCCTCGACGACGACGTAATGTCCGACGAGGAAGCGGACCTCCTCATTCCCGTCGAGGACTACCTCGGTGCCGGTGTTCACATCGGGACCCAGCAAAAGACCGACGACATGGAGCGGTTCATCCACCGCGTCCGAACCGACGGTCTGTACGTGCTGGACGTCTCGAAGACCGACGGCCGTATCCGAACGGCCGCGGACTTCCTCGCGAACTACGACCCAGAACAGATTCTGGTCACCTCGAGTCGTCAGTACGGTCGCTTCCCAGCGGAGAAGTTCGCCGAAGCCGTGGGCGCTCGTGCCCGTACCGGTCGCTTCATCCCGGGAACGCTGACGAACCCCAAGTACGACGGTTACATCGAGCCTGATGTTCTCGTCGTCACGGACCCGATCGGTGACGCCCAGGCAGTCAAAGAGGCGATCACGGTCGGAATTCCAGTCATCGCGATGTGTGACTCGAACAACCAGGTCAGCAACGTCGACCTCGTCGTCCCGACGAACAACAAGGGTCGCAAGGCCCTTTCGGTCGTCTACTGGCTGCTCGCCAACGAAGTCCTCGACCGCCGCGGCGCAGAGCCGTCGTACTCGCTCGAGGACTTCGAGAGCATGGTCTAA